TGATAGGGTTATGTTTAATCAACAAGTTATTGGAAACCACCAGTCATCCACCTCCAATCCATTTATTGACTTTTATTTGTTCCCTCCCCACTGCCATTTATggtattaaaaagacattttctggtgtgaaaaacaacatgaaaataattcattataGAAAAAAGCAGTGTCAGATTATTCCCCCTGtaggcaaaacatttttttttttctgtattaacAAATTATTGTAAGCTTAATCAATGTTTCTGTTTAAGAAGTTTTCCCACAAAGCCAAGagccaaaaaacaaataaatgaaaaagaactGCTGTTATATTTTAATTTCGCAATAGAAAGCACATTTCcatatacatttaaatcagCATGTTCTTGTGTCAGACAGTAAGCCTTTGGTTTCCAGCTTTAGTAAAGCATTAGTCATACTTGAATTTTGTTTTGTGCTCttgtcacttaaaaaaacaatggacAGTCTAGTGCTTGAAGAATGCTATGCTTTTGTTTCAGCTGACTGAAATAATCACTAagattatataatatatttatatttgattgGTAGCAGGACACAAGCCTTTTTTTTAGACCACAAactccagaaaatgtcaaaagacTCGCGTCTGGACGTTGTCCTGAGTTCCACGTATGAATAACGCCAGCGGAAGATTGTTAGGGTGAGACTGAGGTGATGGGCGGAGCCTGTGTCAAGGATGCAAGAGACAGAACACGGAGTATTTCACCGTGTTCTCACGTGACTCCATTCATACTTTACTGTTTACAGAAATTTCAGCAAGGGACTGGCGGGAGGAgttccagaaaatgtcactATGGTGTAGgctttaggggaaaaaaaatcaaaacaaagacaaagtacAGCCAGTACTGCATATTTCCTTTTACAGCTCAATGCTTATGTGGACATAGAGgaaaataagtcattatttatAGATGTGTTCTGTCCTAAAAACCAGAAGAAAATGCAGAGATTTCAtgaactgattttcttttttggaaaaaaagaagctttgaaTCTTGTCATGATCCAGACAAAGCTCCTCAGAGACCACTTAGATCTACTTCTTTGGCCCAGGTTTcaaaagacttgagacttgagcTAAGATTTGTTCATCTCTGTAAGGACTGTGCCCTGAAACTGTCAAGGAAACTCCTCTTTGTCTCATTTGAAATGAAGTGTGTTATCACACAATCAACTAAGGCGATTCTACCTGATGCAAATGGTGGAAGGTCAAACTAAAattacagaaacacagtgaacatCCTGAAATAACAAAGTCATGAAGGGTGGGGAATGCATCTTAAGTGATTGTTCCTTTTTTTGGTGTTGGTCGCGGTGATTTACAACCACAATGTTCCAGAAATAGAGTTGCTACTCTCATTTGTTTGATCAGGAAATGGTGAAGCTTTAAAAGTGGACTCCCTGGGTAATCACCTTTTTCACACTTCATTCCAACAACAACTGATGTCATACGTTTGATAGATAACAGCAGCATCTGGGCCATCATACGTACACTCCTGAGGGGTTTGACCATGGTGCAGCTGGAGAACAGTTCTCTTTTTATGCTAATTTAACCAAACAAGAAGACTGTAATGTACGTCTTATTATTTCTAATGTTGTATTATcctatttaaatatatttgaaaTGCTCACGGTGCATTTATCCGGGCAAAAATATGGCAACTAATTTAAGGAGTACAGGATCTGTTCTTTGCATGGTTTTGGCTTGTAATCCACACAAACTAGCGTTTTGGGAGGAAACGGGTGACGATAATCTCAAAGTTGAGTTTTGAGTCGTTTTGGGGTACGACGCATGTATgcatgaagacatttcttgaaatgatgCCCTGTTTACGGAAAGGTTTTTAGGTACGAACAATGTAATGGAACATTGGAAGTCGTATACGTCGGAACTGAGAGTGTCGTGACCCCCGAGGTGACCGTGTTCAAATTTGAGAAGACAAACTTATCTCATGCAGCCATGATTAGCAATACGAGCCGATATAAACAACTCTCCATGGATAGAAATTGAACGGTACAATGTGTccaactgatttactgtgaaataaatatgaCATTACATGACATTGAAAAGAACagtgaaagtagcagtgtttttgACTTAAGGGGCGTTCTACTTGAAGGAATATACCCTCATTTGGGAAATTCCAACTTCCGACTACAACTGAGCCCCGATGGcttatatttatactttgttATAACTATGAATACACGTACTTCCTCTATTATATCGTTTAACAGTTAGTTCTTCCTTGCGATTAATTTTGTTTGAGTTTCTGTTGCCGCTCCAGTGCCAAGTTACCGTTGCTGCTCTGCCATCTCTCTTTCACACCTCAGATTTGTTTTCATCTCAGCCGCCTCTGCTCGTTGAACTCATCTGTTAGTGTTACCACTGTCGTGTTATTTAATGATGCAGCTTGGAAAGGAACTTGCAGTGCTTGGGTTAATGTGCGAGATATTCCTGCTAATTGATAGAATTTTTGTAGGAATGAGTCTGAGAGTTTTTCAAAATTTGAGTATCCAAATCACAAAGAACATTTAGACATGTATGTACATTCTTATACATGCCACCTTGAGGATGCACCAATCTCTATTGTGATACAACAACACGTcctaaaacattgttttaaagaaatattttttgactgatttgatttttgttgtGATGATTTTAGTCCCATTGCATAATGTATAATGACAATCAAATAGTTCTTGTCATGTTGTCATGGTTCGAATCCAGaataaagcatttattcatCATGAGTTAATTAGTGGATTACTTTTTGTTCAATCAATGAGCGGTTgggttcagaaaatgttcactggtgtttcccaaaccttgaaatgataaCAATCTCAAATATCTCGTTTTCTCTACAGCATCAAAAATATGCAgtgttaatgatttctttgttatgtggagtaTTTTATAAGCTGAAGAAATCATAATTTACCAacatagttgacaattaattcaGTAATCAATCCATTAACGGTTAAATTGTAGCATCCCTAATATGATACTGTTTTCACCTACTAAATAAATCATGTCACATATAATAGTGATACTGTATTGCATGCagcattaaaggcgacatagactggaagctccaattaacgctgcgtttgtgtgtgtatctgcgtcattacctcgtttatgaaaccctaaagtttcagaacaaacagttcttagggttttattgttttcctgggctctgcgaagcagatCAGCACTTCCAtaatttgatgttgtcatcagaaatcctcaccactcctctcaccaccgtagcgcctcctggtgcggcactagtccgggcacatccggttgcgtacattcaaccgcagaagaagaagaactactctcgttgtagctgctgagatgcagagcatccaccttgccagagggggagctgtgtatctgagagctggcctaccaattacgtcacttccaggtacctggccaatcacaggacagtgggaaagctctcgttggctggccaatcacaacacagtccacgttctgggggtgtgattttggtctgaatcagcgcggctgacgagagcgtcagtgaggagatattttgatcggctcgtatgcagcgactaggaggtttttaaccatgaaaacaagttaatatatgtaagtagacctccataactatcatatatgtgtgatacaagcattcgatgtcacctttaatgaaAAAGATCATGACTGACCATTCAATGGAAATAACAGGTGAACCGGTTTGTACCAGTCGGTTGCGTCTTCTGTTTTCACATGAAATTCTAGCTGAATTGATTAATTTGACTGATAACAGAAACCCACTCCTCCTCTGGAGTAATGTGATGGACTCGTTGTTGGGATGTAGGTAGAACACTGGAGCACAGAGTAATGGCTCCCCTGTGATTTCCCCTCAGTCATGTCGATAGTTCATAACCATTCACTGAGGCAGATGAAAATGCAGGACGCAGACCATAAGGGGATTCAGATTCCTCTGGGATCGACGAGCAGTTGGATGTACTCTGTCTCTCTtagtcctctctctctctctctccatcttgcTTTCTCATTGCCTCTTTAAGTGTTTGCCTCTCTCTGACTCCCATCTTCTTCACTCAGCAAACACATCTACACACACTCTAAAACACTCCTAACATTATTGGAGCCATATGTAAAAGCAAAAAGTCATTATCTTGCCTGCTGGGATTATCCTGGGGTTATTGTCTCCTTATTGAGACGCACCATGCAGGCATCCAGTAAACCTTTTTGTATAGTGCACTCTTCTGACATTCATTTATTCTTGTAGGGAATGCACAATGTTATCGGCATGATATCGGTATTGCAGACATTGGCTTTTATTGGGAAACCCGCTACTACCTCCTCGACTCCTATTCTTGCTGTTTACGTTAAGTTATTTTGCACAATCAAGAAAATTTACATCTACATGGGGCTGAGCAATATGCCAATATTATATCTCTatcgtgacatgagacaagatatcgTCTTAGATTTTGGACATCGCCATATCGCTGTAAGGTGTCTGTGATGagttttcctggttttaatattacatattgattaaaaaatacatggaataaACAAAATTATTTGCAAAAAAGTCACGTTTTAAGACAGTTTGTTTCTAACATGTAAATATCtttcatttacataaaaaataacaaattttttctcttatttattgTACCAGTGGAAAATAAAGCCTTCAGTCATTCGTTATTAAACACaactaaaaagaaaatagaaattCACTTAATAATAAGCAACACTCAGCTCCAGCTCATACTGTTTTACCAAACACTCCACCCCACTGTGGACTTAAACGCACCCCCCCTCAAATTATGCTACCTGCGCGTCTTTGAGCACTTCACCCAGGATTACCAGTGAAATCAATGAAATCCTTTAATCCGTCCTATTTTTGGTAAAGTACAGGAAACCTGGATGATTGTTCAAGGTCTGGATCAGGGCTGCGTGTGCTCACTTTACATTGAAATACCACTTGTTTCTATTTTATACTTGAGTTATGCTTTTTTTCCTATTTATAACGGAACCTTGAGGAACAGAGATTAATCGATGGCATAGGAGAGTCTAAAACAACTTTAAACAGACAGTCAACTGTAGTCGGAGGCTATATGGACTTCCCCCGACCATTTGACTTCCACTATAGAAAGGAGCTGCATGTGGACTCTGTGCCCTTTGGAAACAATGACATACAGAGTTGCGTGTGTGCACTGTTATATTCCAGTTTTGCGAGAGGAAGCACAGGAAGATCATGAGGTGAAAAACGTCCATTACAGCTCTAAAAATACAACAGGAACCAGACACATACCATCAGTAAGCAGCGACTGTAACGAGAGGTCAACACGGGGAAAAAAGACCACATTCCTGCCCAGATCATAAGGATTATCTGCAATCATGCATTTAGGGTTTAAGCTCtcctttatattattataataataagaagaagaaaccttACGCAGCAGGCAGTGtaaagaaatgtgtttacatttctaCCTGACAATGTCCACTTCCAGACAAGTGTGAAATTCCTCCAGTCAGAGTAAACATATCACAGTAATGTGTTTTATGATATTATTTTTGGCTGGATCCTACTCCACACTTTAAGGCTTCTGTTTGATAAGTACTTGATTGTATTTGAGGCGTCTGTGTTGTTGGTCAGGACTCTTGTTTGAGTCTCGTTGGCTCCCAACATATCAAATTTTATTGTTGCATGTGATCGAGTGTGACATCTTAATTGTGCAGATAAACAGACAGTTTGCCTGggactgtgctgtgagcagCAGGCTGCACTGCGGTCGGTCGCTATTGATTTTGCCGCATCCCATTCAATTGCAAGGAAAAATATTGTGTATACAAATCGATTTGTGTGGACTGTTAACAGCTATTATGAAACTGTGGCAGCTTACAGGCCATAGAGTAAAAACAGGAATGTATTGGTTTGAAAAATTACTAAAAATCCTGCATTCCAGcccgattttttttttgtgtctaatACCAATACCGATAACTAGGGTTGCAAAGGGGTGGAGCATTTCTGTTAAATTTCCAAAAACTTTCCATGAAAACTTTGTGAATTTTGGAGGTGGATATGTCTAGTTTTCTCTCTCAGAATGCTTGATTTACATCATACTGAAAGTTTTTTTATCGGATAATTGTGAAAGAACACTATTTCTGTTTATAATTTGCTAATTTTTGCGACACAATAATTAGATTATTAGATGAACATCTCATGTCCAACCAGTGCAATCATTTTGGGTCTTTGCCCATCTTTTCCTGCACTCAGTGGTCCATGAGAGAcccatttttgtgtgtgagataaGCACATCTGATTTTGATTATATGAGAGGTTGCAAATGTTTAAAGCATTTCATTTTATCCCAAAGGAAAGTTAAAttcaaggttgttgtttttttctggagtGCAGCTGAAGGGATTCCTAAATTGGCAACAACATATCGTGAAATAAAAACTATGCATTAATTTTGGATTAAGTGGTACCATTAAAAGTGGTACCATTAAGTTCCATGATGTACTATGAAGAACAGCCTGTGTTGGGTTAGGTtttaaatttgcaaaaaaatataaaatggtgTCCTGTCCTCCTGTGTTGAATTAACCTGCTTCAATGGAAAGAGTGGGTTGGTTGAAAAATGTCAGCTGCTGTTTCTCTGACTTACAGTGACAGGTACCATGAGTAAGTACCTTGTGGCAAACAGCACAGTGGATGGTCTAAGTATGAGTATGGATATAGTAAAGCCAGGGTTCCCTAAGTCAAAGTGTTGAATGTTTGTACCAAaacaaaacttgtttttcataCATATGCATCAAACATTGATAATTAAACTGCAAACcttttggaaataaaaaaaaaaactgcctctgTATAACTGTTAAGATATACTTTGTTTTCAGGGTTTGTGTAATTAATAATTTGctatttttctgtttctctgcaggATGGTTCAAGACAAcgtaaagaaagaaagaagacggTTTCATTCAGTAGCATGCCTACTGAGAAGAAAATTAGCAGCGCAAGTGACTGCATTAATGCAATGGTGGACGGCTCAGAGTTGAAGAAAGTGCGATCCAACTCGCGCATTTACCACCGCTACTTCCTCCTCGACGCCGACATGCAGTCTTTGAGATGGGAGCCCTCAAAGAAGGAGTCAGAAAAGGCCAAAATTGATGTAAAATCCATCAAGGAGGTTCGGACAGGGAAAAATACGGACACTTTTAGAACTAATGGCACCTATGATCAGATATCAGAGGACTGTGCTTTCTCAGTCATCTTCGGGGAGAACTATGAGTCCTTGGACTTGGTGGCAAACACTGCAGATGTAGCAAACATATGGGTAACAGGACTGAGATACCTGATCTCCTATGGGAAACATACGTTAAATATGATAGAGAGCAGTCAGAACAACATGCGCTCATCGTGGCTAGGTGAACTTTTTGATGAGGCAGACGgtaacaaaagcaaacaaataacgATATGTGCCGCTGTGCAGCTTGTCAAAAAGCTGAATCCAGgacttaaaaatgtgaaaatagaaCTTAAGTTCAAGGAGCTTCACAAATCTAAAGACAAAGCAGGTACTGATGTGACAAAAGAGGAATTCATTGAGGTTTTTCATGATCTTTGTACCAGGCCAGAAatttatttcctctttgttCAGTTCTCCAGCAACAAAGAGTTTCTAGATACGAAGGACTTGATGATATTTCTTGAAGCAGAGCAGGGAATGGCACAAGTGAGTGAAGACACCAGCTTAGAGGTAATTCAGAAGTATGAACCATCCAAGGAGGGCCAGCTTAAGGGCTGGCTGTCTCTCGATGGTTTCACCAACTATCTTATGTCAGCAGAGTGCCATATATTTGACCCTGAACAAAAAACTGTTTGCCAAGACATGAACCAGCCGCTGTCCCACTATTACATTAATGCATCCCACAACACGTATCTGATCGAAGATCAGTTCAGAGGTCCTTCAGATGTGACCGGGTACATCCGCGCCCTTAAGATGGGTTGCCGCTGTGTAGAGCTGGATGTGTGGGACGGGCCCGATAACGAACCTGTTATTTACACTGGCCACACAATGACATCGCAGATCGCTTTTCGCAGTGTCATTGATGTCATCAACAAATACTCCTTTGTTGCGTCTGAGTTTCCACTGATACTGTGTTTAGAAAACCATTGCTCGTTAAAGCAGCAGAGAGTCATGTTTCAACACCTCAAGAAGATCCTTGGAGACAAAATGTACATTGTTTCTCCTAAACCAGAGGACTGCTACCTTCCCTCTCCTTCTGAACTAAAGGGAAAGATCTTGCTGAAGGGTAAGAAATTAAGCACAAACTGTACCGCTTCAGAAGGTGAGGTGACCGACGAGGATGAGGGTGCAGAGATGTCTCAAAGGATGAGCATCGAGTCTGCAGAACAACAGACTATCGCGTCCAAGAAATTCCAGTTGTCAAAGGACCTCTCTGACCTGGTCACCTTATGTAAGTCTGTGGAGTTCAGAGACTTCCCAACTTCATTCCAGAGTCAGAAGCACTGGGAGCTCTGCTCTTTCAATGAGGTCTTTGCCAGTCGCTGTGCCACTGACTTCCCCGGTGACTTTGTGAACTATAACAAGAAGTTCCTGGCACGGGTTTACCCAAGCCCCATGAGGATCGACTCCAGCAACATGAATCCCCAAGATTTCTGGAAGTGTGGTTGCCAGATAGTGGCAATGAACTATCAGACTCCAGGCTTGATGATGGATTTAAACATTGGTTGGTTCCGTCAGAATGGGAACTGCGGCTTTGTGCTGCGTCCAGCCATCATGAGGGAGCAGGTTTCGTATTTTAGTGCCAACACTAAAGATTCGGTGCCTGGTGTTTCTCCGCAGCTCCTACACATCAAGATCATCAGTGGACAGAACTTCCCCAAACCAAAAGGCTCAGGTGCCAAAGGAGATGTAGTTGACCCctatgtgtatgtggaaatccACGGCATTCCTGCCGACTGCGCTGAGCAAAGGACTAAAACGGTCAACCAGAATGGGGACAACCCTCTCTTTGACGAGAGCTTTGAGTTTCAGATAAACCTCCCAGAGCTCGCAATGGTGCGCTTTGTGGTGCTGGATGACGACTACATTGGGGACGAATTTATTGGCCAATACACAATCCCCTTTGAGTGTCTCCAGCCAGGCTTCCGCCACGTACCGCTTCAGTCTCTGACCGGGGAAGTTCTGCCACATACCTTGTTGTTTGTTCATGTGGCCATAACGAATCGAAGGGGAGGCGGTAAACCACACAAAAGGGGCCTGTCTGTGCGAAAGAGCAAGAGGAGTAGAGAGTATGCCAGCATGAGAGTGCTATTGATCAAGGCTGTGGATGATGTCTTCAAAACGGCCATTCTGCCACTCAGGGAGGCAACAGACCTCAGAGAAAACATGCAGGTAAGACATTTATGTTCAACTCTACTGAAGACGTTGGATTTGCTTGCTTGTGCTCTCAATGAGTGCTCTAAAAGAgcagtaaatactgtatatcctcAGGTCGAGCTTATACAACACATAATTACAACCAGATCTACTACAAAGACTCTCCAGTATCTCCTAAAGGCTCCCTCTCTGAAAACCACCAGGCTTCACTGAAGCTGATTTGATTTAACATTTGTGTTGTGCAATAAGGAGTCAAAACAGATGCAGAGACAAGCTATGATGGGATGCATCAAAATGTACATTATGTTGAAAGCTAAATGTCATACATATGAACTGGAAAGGATAAagaaaaactttgtttttcttgctacaACAGATGTTGAATATTGGCTTCAGCAGACATTCAATACGATTCAACTACAACACATTTGTATTCTAATCCACGATCACCTCCTCGTTCTTTTTCTCACGTCGATCAAGTTTGTTCACTTTCATGAAAACAgtgtaatgttgtttttttacatgtgtgtgcacCTTAACTTCTAACCTCTGTTACGATAGATacacattttttgacaaatgtTTCACTCTACACACAACACTCTGTGGTTGGTCTTGTGCTGTTTCTCTCCAGGCATTGTATTGGGGATTTATTTTGGTAGCTGTGTTTATATTGAAGGCATTGTTTGATGATAAGCCACTGGCCTTGAGAATATAACACACTTCTTGGCCATCCTGTTGCAGTTTGCCCCTCTGGTTGTTTGTGTTGGGTTTAAATTTGGCCTTTCACAGGAAGATTAggatttgcatgtgtgtgtttgttcaattTCCATGCGACACTGGtgtcagtcaaaaaaagaaTTGAGAGATCATGAGTAGCTCACAAACACCACAGTGAATATTCTCACAGGTAATTAGTGACCTTGCAGCCACTTCCTCTGACTGGCTCCGACTCTTCTGGGCTTgtgattatgttttatttagatCAGTGCCAGACTAAAAGTAAAGTAAGATGGAACATTAAGTCACCCTCTCTTTCAGACGTTAACTGATGTTTATGCcatcagacattttgtttttcttggcaTGTCACTATAGAGAAGCATAACTGCTTGAAAAGCCCAGCTCTAATTTCTCTACCCTCTCTGCAGAATGCCA
The sequence above is a segment of the Solea solea chromosome 13, fSolSol10.1, whole genome shotgun sequence genome. Coding sequences within it:
- the LOC131471938 gene encoding inactive phospholipase C-like protein 2; amino-acid sequence: MAEFGEDDSLPSPFNDEGNTAVPGDEAAGKTHCELVSLVNGDCGIPENMVGARTPIVAPGNQAGVETANTSVGLDGKNEIPRRSSIIKDGSRQRKERKKTVSFSSMPTEKKISSASDCINAMVDGSELKKVRSNSRIYHRYFLLDADMQSLRWEPSKKESEKAKIDVKSIKEVRTGKNTDTFRTNGTYDQISEDCAFSVIFGENYESLDLVANTADVANIWVTGLRYLISYGKHTLNMIESSQNNMRSSWLGELFDEADGNKSKQITICAAVQLVKKLNPGLKNVKIELKFKELHKSKDKAGTDVTKEEFIEVFHDLCTRPEIYFLFVQFSSNKEFLDTKDLMIFLEAEQGMAQVSEDTSLEVIQKYEPSKEGQLKGWLSLDGFTNYLMSAECHIFDPEQKTVCQDMNQPLSHYYINASHNTYLIEDQFRGPSDVTGYIRALKMGCRCVELDVWDGPDNEPVIYTGHTMTSQIAFRSVIDVINKYSFVASEFPLILCLENHCSLKQQRVMFQHLKKILGDKMYIVSPKPEDCYLPSPSELKGKILLKGKKLSTNCTASEGEVTDEDEGAEMSQRMSIESAEQQTIASKKFQLSKDLSDLVTLCKSVEFRDFPTSFQSQKHWELCSFNEVFASRCATDFPGDFVNYNKKFLARVYPSPMRIDSSNMNPQDFWKCGCQIVAMNYQTPGLMMDLNIGWFRQNGNCGFVLRPAIMREQVSYFSANTKDSVPGVSPQLLHIKIISGQNFPKPKGSGAKGDVVDPYVYVEIHGIPADCAEQRTKTVNQNGDNPLFDESFEFQINLPELAMVRFVVLDDDYIGDEFIGQYTIPFECLQPGFRHVPLQSLTGEVLPHTLLFVHVAITNRRGGGKPHKRGLSVRKSKRSREYASMRVLLIKAVDDVFKTAILPLREATDLRENMQNAIVSFKELCGLSAVANLKQCILALSPRLTGPDLNPPLLVFNLNDQYPNLEPQGLLPEFLKKVVTTYDMVIQTSKTLLETYEGVYERILQTQKAAMEFHENLHDLAAKEGLKGRKLHKAVESFTWNITILKGQADLLKHAKSEVQENLKQIHYAVLTCNLSKGGAAGGSSGSESKGRRSLEAIQEKATGVEEFNDEDD